In a genomic window of Drosophila takahashii strain IR98-3 E-12201 chromosome 3L, DtakHiC1v2, whole genome shotgun sequence:
- the ens gene encoding ensconsin isoform X8 — MASLGVQHENISTNPEVENTPSKRAESREGSAERKASKDREEKLKYARDRQNEERHRKIEELRAQAEAAQRYREQKEEERRRRIEEIRTRDTEKRHQVEERKKAIYEAEKERREYILKKNQERESRIEVKKRDRNSIGFAFGSSTPRLLDVPADYGLVSPSAFWGQRRSTSISNVAGASLTRRSSERELADSGAKKRASSSTDRQDGRAYSMNRLDQLAQPIRRNGEHMRAILERERRERELEMLDETASLGGGVGGRRQASARARRAGSAGSGSSSAAGIMSRSMTHLAGGGGGSQQRERGKYSLGGGISTSFRPLASGAGGQRESTSSRSGNATPGGHFNSSRPGSAMSTSTNMSTSGMVPRRPATAPRKPRPASIAGTGMSLEEINKLKRDQKPPVKTTAASPSAQTTPKRTANLMSTSLIVTSSSSRLSSAEKKTPSKREPPAPKAASASKALPSRTASSERISRLSKEPKGKDNSAMTRSMIVTSSSSTTTITKSAPAPAAAPAPEQNGVAKEAEKTPAEVPVPTEEAPAPAAPAVPLVSKAEKEALNSEKTEEQVARQEEEQQQQTLLVEPVPEALVTSVNVEEKSDEGTEKEVSKPQENQAAPKKPSRSKENSEVRELTPPEGADLMTASMMAKKITTEEEAKAALAERRRLAREEAERQAELERQRLEAERLAEIKAQEEEAERQRLFEEESTRLAEEQRRGEEERLRKAIEEAQQREEEEKRKREDEEKQRVEREEAEKKAKEEAEKQRVEVAERLKREEKEREERRKRVEAIMLRTRKGGAATTPSKEANDKAAPAAPAPENNDSSNSSSVTGSSNNSAEGSPSTADSTPAPAATETVQQEPPNSQAMYEQSVLDKENSLINSFSTMIIDENAKNLQQVSNGKLLVDFEGTNTVPAVANGNGHIENVNNKNDINLLQDVVAPVASQLIDLSIESQDLHLNNNNSLLTSTAATTTLVTADSHENKDISLL; from the exons CGTCCAAAGACCGCGAGGAGAAACTGAAATATGCCCGCGATCGACAAAATGAGGAGCGGCACCGGAAGATCGAGGAGCTGCGCGCCCAGGCGGAGGCTGCCCAGCGGTATCGCGAAcaaaaggaggaggagcgcCGGCGACGCATCGAGGAGATCCGCACCCGGGACACAGAGAAGCGCCACCAGGTGGAGGAGCGCAAAAAGGCAATTTACGAGGCCGAAAAGGAACGTCGCGAGTACATTCTCAAAAAGAATCAG GAACGCGAATCCCGGATAGAAGTTAAAAAGCGGGACAGAAACTCCATCGGCTTCGCTTTCGGCTCCTCGACTCCCCGCCTGCTGGATGTGCCCGCGGATTATGGCCTGGTATCGCCCAGTGCCTTTTGGGGTCAGCGGAG ATCCACATCTATATCGAACGTAGCGGGCGCCTCACTCACACGTCGAAGTTCAGAGCGTGAACTTGCCGACAGTGGTGCTAAGAAGCGTGCCTCCTCGTCGACGGACCGACAAGATG GACGCGCCTACTCGATGAACCGCTTGGACCAGCTGGCGCAGCCGATTCGCCGCAACGGGGAGCACATGCGGGCCATTCTGGAGCGGGAGAGGCGGGAACGGGAGCTGGAGATGCTGGACGAGACCGCCTCGCTGGGCGGAGGAGTGGGGGGGCGACGCCAGGCGAGTGCTCGAGCAAGGAGGGCGGGAAGCGCCGGCAGCGGAAGCTCCAGTGCCGCCGGCATCATGTCCCGCAGCATGACCCACCtggccggaggaggaggaggtagcCAGCAGCGGGAACGCGGAAAGTACTCGCTGGGCGGCGGCATCTCGACCAGCTTCCGACCGCTGGCCAGCGGAGCCGGAGGGCAGCGCGAGTCCACCA GCTCGCGATCGGGAAATGCCACACCCGGCGGACACTTCAATAGCTCAAGGCCCGGCAGCGCCATGTCCACATCGACAAACATGTCCACATCCGGAATGGTGCCCAGGCGACCGGCGACGGCACCTCGAAAACCCCGCCCAGCCAGCATCGCCGGAACGGGCATGTCCCTCGAGG AGATCAACAAACTGAAGAGGGATCAAAAGCCGCCCGTGAAGACGACAGCCGCCTCGCCATCCGCACAAACGACACCCAAACGAACTGCAAACCTGATGTCCACCTCCCTGATCGTGACCTCCAGCTCATCGCGGCTGAGCAGTGCCGAGAAGAAGACGCCCTCAAAAAGG GAACCTCCTGCACCCAAGGCGGCCTCCGCATCCAAGGCTCTGCCAAGTCGCACGGCCAGTTCGGAGCGCATCAGTCGACTCAGCAAGGAGCCGAAAGGCAAGGACAACTCTGCGATGACCAGGTCCATGATcgtcaccagcagcagcagtaccaCAACCATCACAAAATCGGCTCCTGCCccggcagcagcaccagctCCTGAGCAGAATGGCGTGGCCAAGGAGGCTGAGAAGACGCCCGCAGAGGTGCCAGTTCCTACCGAGGAGGCTCctgctccagctgctcctgctgttcCCTTAGTGAGCAAGGCCGAAAAGGAGGCGCTGAACTCTGAGAAAACGGAGGAGCAAGTGGCTCGCCAGGAGgaggaacagcagcagcaaacttTATTGGTGGAACCTGTGCCCGAGGCCTTGGTTACCTCAGTTAATGTAGAGGAAAAATCCGACGAGGGCACTGAAAAGGAGGTGTCCAAGCCGCAGGAGAACCAGGCTGCGCCGAAGAAACCTTCTCGCAGCAAGGAGAACTCGGAGGTGCGAGAGCTGACGCCACCCGAGGGCGCCGATCTGATGACCGCATCGATGATGGCCAAGAAGATCACGACCGAGGAGGAGGCCAAGGCCGCATTGGCCGAGAGACGACGCCTGGCCCGCGAGGAGGCCGAACGACAGGCGGAATTAGAGCGCCAACGACTGGAGGCTGAGCGCCTGGCAGAGATTAAggcgcaggaggaggaggccgagCGGCAGCGTCTCTTCGAAGAGGAGTCCACGCGACTGGCCGAGGAGCAGCGCCGCGGCGAGGAGGAGCGCCTGCGCAAGGCAATCGAg GAAGCCCAGCagcgcgaggaggaggagaaacgCAAGCGCGAGGATGAGGAGAAGCAGCGCGTGGAGCGCGAGGAGGCCGAGAAGAAGGCCaaggaggaggcggagaagCAGCGCGTCGAGGTGGCCGAGCGGCTCAAGCGAGAGGAGAAGGAGCGCGAGGAGCGCCGCAAGCGGGTGGAGGCCATCATGTTGCGCACCCGCAAGGGCGGTGCTGCCACCACACCCTCCAAG GAGGCTAATGACAAAGCAGCTCCTGCTGCACCGGCTCCCGAGAACaatgacagcagcaacagcagcagcgtcactggcagcagcaacaactcgGCCGAGGGATCACCCAGCACTGCTGATTCCACGCCAGCGCCCGCGGCCACGGAAACTGTCCAGCAGGAGCCGCCCAACAGCCAGGCGATGTACGAGCAATCGGTGCTAGACAAGGAGAACTCGCTCATCAACAGCTTCTCCACGATGATCATCGATGAGAATGCCAAGAACCTGCAGCAGGTGAGCAACGGCAAGTTGCTGGTGGACTTCGAGGGCACCAATACTGTTCCGGCGGTGGCCAATGGCAATGGTCATATCGAGAATGTCAACAACAAGAA TGACATCAATCTGCTGCAGGACGTAGTTGCTCCGGTTGCCAGCCAGCTAATTGACCTGAGCATCGAGTCACAAGATCTACACCtgaacaacaataacagctTGCTGACGAGCACAGCGGCAACCACCACGCTAGTCACTGCTGATAGTCACGAGAATAAAG ATATATCGCTGCTGTGA
- the ens gene encoding MAP7 domain-containing protein 1 isoform X12 encodes MASLGVQHENISTNPEVENTPSKRAESREGSAERKASKDREEKLKYARDRQNEERHRKIEELRAQAEAAQRYREQKEEERRRRIEEIRTRDTEKRHQVEERKKAIYEAEKERREYILKKNQERESRIEVKKRDRNSIGFAFGSSTPRLLDVPADYGLVSPSAFWGQRRSTSISNVAGASLTRRSSERELADSGAKKRASSSTDRQDEDSVDSSPMVFRSVYRRKTDLMPTIPSPRDGHYGSRGSLSTTPARTPGSRSGNATPGGHFNSSRPGSAMSTSTNMSTSGMVPRRPATAPRKPRPASIAGTGMSLEEINKLKRDQKPPVKTTAASPSAQTTPKRTANLMSTSLIVTSSSSRLSSAEKKTPSKREPPAPKAASASKALPSRTASSERISRLSKEPKGKDNSAMTRSMIVTSSSSTTTITKSAPAPAAAPAPEQNGVAKEAEKTPAEVPVPTEEAPAPAAPAVPLVSKAEKEALNSEKTEEQVARQEEEQQQQTLLVEPVPEALVTSVNVEEKSDEGTEKEVSKPQENQAAPKKPSRSKENSEVRELTPPEGADLMTASMMAKKITTEEEAKAALAERRRLAREEAERQAELERQRLEAERLAEIKAQEEEAERQRLFEEESTRLAEEQRRGEEERLRKAIEEAQQREEEEKRKREDEEKQRVEREEAEKKAKEEAEKQRVEVAERLKREEKEREERRKRVEAIMLRTRKGGAATTPSKEANDKAAPAAPAPENNDSSNSSSVTGSSNNSAEGSPSTADSTPAPAATETVQQEPPNSQAMYEQSVLDKENSLINSFSTMIIDENAKNLQQVSNGKLLVDFEGTNTVPAVANGNGHIENVNNKNDINLLQDVVAPVASQLIDLSIESQDLHLNNNNSLLTSTAATTTLVTADSHENKDISLL; translated from the exons CGTCCAAAGACCGCGAGGAGAAACTGAAATATGCCCGCGATCGACAAAATGAGGAGCGGCACCGGAAGATCGAGGAGCTGCGCGCCCAGGCGGAGGCTGCCCAGCGGTATCGCGAAcaaaaggaggaggagcgcCGGCGACGCATCGAGGAGATCCGCACCCGGGACACAGAGAAGCGCCACCAGGTGGAGGAGCGCAAAAAGGCAATTTACGAGGCCGAAAAGGAACGTCGCGAGTACATTCTCAAAAAGAATCAG GAACGCGAATCCCGGATAGAAGTTAAAAAGCGGGACAGAAACTCCATCGGCTTCGCTTTCGGCTCCTCGACTCCCCGCCTGCTGGATGTGCCCGCGGATTATGGCCTGGTATCGCCCAGTGCCTTTTGGGGTCAGCGGAG ATCCACATCTATATCGAACGTAGCGGGCGCCTCACTCACACGTCGAAGTTCAGAGCGTGAACTTGCCGACAGTGGTGCTAAGAAGCGTGCCTCCTCGTCGACGGACCGACAAGATG AAGATAGCGTTGACTCATCGCCCATGGTGTTCCGAAGCGTTTACCGCAGGAAAACGGACCTCATGCCGACAATACCCAGCCCCCGAGACGGGCATTATGGTTCGCGAGGCTCCCTGAGCACCACGCCGGCCAGAACCCCAG GCTCGCGATCGGGAAATGCCACACCCGGCGGACACTTCAATAGCTCAAGGCCCGGCAGCGCCATGTCCACATCGACAAACATGTCCACATCCGGAATGGTGCCCAGGCGACCGGCGACGGCACCTCGAAAACCCCGCCCAGCCAGCATCGCCGGAACGGGCATGTCCCTCGAGG AGATCAACAAACTGAAGAGGGATCAAAAGCCGCCCGTGAAGACGACAGCCGCCTCGCCATCCGCACAAACGACACCCAAACGAACTGCAAACCTGATGTCCACCTCCCTGATCGTGACCTCCAGCTCATCGCGGCTGAGCAGTGCCGAGAAGAAGACGCCCTCAAAAAGG GAACCTCCTGCACCCAAGGCGGCCTCCGCATCCAAGGCTCTGCCAAGTCGCACGGCCAGTTCGGAGCGCATCAGTCGACTCAGCAAGGAGCCGAAAGGCAAGGACAACTCTGCGATGACCAGGTCCATGATcgtcaccagcagcagcagtaccaCAACCATCACAAAATCGGCTCCTGCCccggcagcagcaccagctCCTGAGCAGAATGGCGTGGCCAAGGAGGCTGAGAAGACGCCCGCAGAGGTGCCAGTTCCTACCGAGGAGGCTCctgctccagctgctcctgctgttcCCTTAGTGAGCAAGGCCGAAAAGGAGGCGCTGAACTCTGAGAAAACGGAGGAGCAAGTGGCTCGCCAGGAGgaggaacagcagcagcaaacttTATTGGTGGAACCTGTGCCCGAGGCCTTGGTTACCTCAGTTAATGTAGAGGAAAAATCCGACGAGGGCACTGAAAAGGAGGTGTCCAAGCCGCAGGAGAACCAGGCTGCGCCGAAGAAACCTTCTCGCAGCAAGGAGAACTCGGAGGTGCGAGAGCTGACGCCACCCGAGGGCGCCGATCTGATGACCGCATCGATGATGGCCAAGAAGATCACGACCGAGGAGGAGGCCAAGGCCGCATTGGCCGAGAGACGACGCCTGGCCCGCGAGGAGGCCGAACGACAGGCGGAATTAGAGCGCCAACGACTGGAGGCTGAGCGCCTGGCAGAGATTAAggcgcaggaggaggaggccgagCGGCAGCGTCTCTTCGAAGAGGAGTCCACGCGACTGGCCGAGGAGCAGCGCCGCGGCGAGGAGGAGCGCCTGCGCAAGGCAATCGAg GAAGCCCAGCagcgcgaggaggaggagaaacgCAAGCGCGAGGATGAGGAGAAGCAGCGCGTGGAGCGCGAGGAGGCCGAGAAGAAGGCCaaggaggaggcggagaagCAGCGCGTCGAGGTGGCCGAGCGGCTCAAGCGAGAGGAGAAGGAGCGCGAGGAGCGCCGCAAGCGGGTGGAGGCCATCATGTTGCGCACCCGCAAGGGCGGTGCTGCCACCACACCCTCCAAG GAGGCTAATGACAAAGCAGCTCCTGCTGCACCGGCTCCCGAGAACaatgacagcagcaacagcagcagcgtcactggcagcagcaacaactcgGCCGAGGGATCACCCAGCACTGCTGATTCCACGCCAGCGCCCGCGGCCACGGAAACTGTCCAGCAGGAGCCGCCCAACAGCCAGGCGATGTACGAGCAATCGGTGCTAGACAAGGAGAACTCGCTCATCAACAGCTTCTCCACGATGATCATCGATGAGAATGCCAAGAACCTGCAGCAGGTGAGCAACGGCAAGTTGCTGGTGGACTTCGAGGGCACCAATACTGTTCCGGCGGTGGCCAATGGCAATGGTCATATCGAGAATGTCAACAACAAGAA TGACATCAATCTGCTGCAGGACGTAGTTGCTCCGGTTGCCAGCCAGCTAATTGACCTGAGCATCGAGTCACAAGATCTACACCtgaacaacaataacagctTGCTGACGAGCACAGCGGCAACCACCACGCTAGTCACTGCTGATAGTCACGAGAATAAAG ATATATCGCTGCTGTGA
- the ens gene encoding MAP7 domain-containing protein 1 isoform X5, translating into MASLGVQHENISTNPEVENTPSKRAESREGSAERKASKDREEKLKYARDRQNEERHRKIEELRAQAEAAQRYREQKEEERRRRIEEIRTRDTEKRHQVEERKKAIYEAEKERREYILKKNQERESRIEVKKRDRNSIGFAFGSSTPRLLDVPADYGLVSPSAFWGQRRSTSISNVAGASLTRRSSERELADSGAKKRASSSTDRQDEDSVDSSPMVFRSVYRRKTDLMPTIPSPRDGHYGSRGSLSTTPARTPGRAYSMNRLDQLAQPIRRNGEHMRAILERERRERELEMLDETASLGGGVGGRRQASARARRAGSAGSGSSSAAGIMSRSMTHLAGGGGGSQQRERGKYSLGGGISTSFRPLASGAGGQRESTSSRSGNATPGGHFNSSRPGSAMSTSTNMSTSGMVPRRPATAPRKPRPASIAGTGMSLEEINKLKRDQKPPVKTTAASPSAQTTPKRTANLMSTSLIVTSSSSRLSSAEKKTPSKREPPAPKAASASKALPSRTASSERISRLSKEPKGKDNSAMTRSMIVTSSSSTTTITKSAPAPAAAPAPEQNGVAKEAEKTPAEVPVPTEEAPAPAAPAVPLVSKAEKEALNSEKTEEQVARQEEEQQQQTLLVEPVPEALVTSVNVEEKSDEGTEKEVSKPQENQAAPKKPSRSKENSEVRELTPPEGADLMTASMMAKKITTEEEAKAALAERRRLAREEAERQAELERQRLEAERLAEIKAQEEEAERQRLFEEESTRLAEEQRRGEEERLRKAIEEAQQREEEEKRKREDEEKQRVEREEAEKKAKEEAEKQRVEVAERLKREEKEREERRKRVEAIMLRTRKGGAATTPSKEANDKAAPAAPAPENNDSSNSSSVTGSSNNSAEGSPSTADSTPAPAATETVQQEPPNSQAMYEQSVLDKENSLINSFSTMIIDENAKNLQQVSNGKLLVDFEGTNTVPAVANGNGHIENVNNKNDINLLQDVVAPVASQLIDLSIESQDLHLNNNNSLLTSTAATTTLVTADSHENKDISLL; encoded by the exons CGTCCAAAGACCGCGAGGAGAAACTGAAATATGCCCGCGATCGACAAAATGAGGAGCGGCACCGGAAGATCGAGGAGCTGCGCGCCCAGGCGGAGGCTGCCCAGCGGTATCGCGAAcaaaaggaggaggagcgcCGGCGACGCATCGAGGAGATCCGCACCCGGGACACAGAGAAGCGCCACCAGGTGGAGGAGCGCAAAAAGGCAATTTACGAGGCCGAAAAGGAACGTCGCGAGTACATTCTCAAAAAGAATCAG GAACGCGAATCCCGGATAGAAGTTAAAAAGCGGGACAGAAACTCCATCGGCTTCGCTTTCGGCTCCTCGACTCCCCGCCTGCTGGATGTGCCCGCGGATTATGGCCTGGTATCGCCCAGTGCCTTTTGGGGTCAGCGGAG ATCCACATCTATATCGAACGTAGCGGGCGCCTCACTCACACGTCGAAGTTCAGAGCGTGAACTTGCCGACAGTGGTGCTAAGAAGCGTGCCTCCTCGTCGACGGACCGACAAGATG AAGATAGCGTTGACTCATCGCCCATGGTGTTCCGAAGCGTTTACCGCAGGAAAACGGACCTCATGCCGACAATACCCAGCCCCCGAGACGGGCATTATGGTTCGCGAGGCTCCCTGAGCACCACGCCGGCCAGAACCCCAG GACGCGCCTACTCGATGAACCGCTTGGACCAGCTGGCGCAGCCGATTCGCCGCAACGGGGAGCACATGCGGGCCATTCTGGAGCGGGAGAGGCGGGAACGGGAGCTGGAGATGCTGGACGAGACCGCCTCGCTGGGCGGAGGAGTGGGGGGGCGACGCCAGGCGAGTGCTCGAGCAAGGAGGGCGGGAAGCGCCGGCAGCGGAAGCTCCAGTGCCGCCGGCATCATGTCCCGCAGCATGACCCACCtggccggaggaggaggaggtagcCAGCAGCGGGAACGCGGAAAGTACTCGCTGGGCGGCGGCATCTCGACCAGCTTCCGACCGCTGGCCAGCGGAGCCGGAGGGCAGCGCGAGTCCACCA GCTCGCGATCGGGAAATGCCACACCCGGCGGACACTTCAATAGCTCAAGGCCCGGCAGCGCCATGTCCACATCGACAAACATGTCCACATCCGGAATGGTGCCCAGGCGACCGGCGACGGCACCTCGAAAACCCCGCCCAGCCAGCATCGCCGGAACGGGCATGTCCCTCGAGG AGATCAACAAACTGAAGAGGGATCAAAAGCCGCCCGTGAAGACGACAGCCGCCTCGCCATCCGCACAAACGACACCCAAACGAACTGCAAACCTGATGTCCACCTCCCTGATCGTGACCTCCAGCTCATCGCGGCTGAGCAGTGCCGAGAAGAAGACGCCCTCAAAAAGG GAACCTCCTGCACCCAAGGCGGCCTCCGCATCCAAGGCTCTGCCAAGTCGCACGGCCAGTTCGGAGCGCATCAGTCGACTCAGCAAGGAGCCGAAAGGCAAGGACAACTCTGCGATGACCAGGTCCATGATcgtcaccagcagcagcagtaccaCAACCATCACAAAATCGGCTCCTGCCccggcagcagcaccagctCCTGAGCAGAATGGCGTGGCCAAGGAGGCTGAGAAGACGCCCGCAGAGGTGCCAGTTCCTACCGAGGAGGCTCctgctccagctgctcctgctgttcCCTTAGTGAGCAAGGCCGAAAAGGAGGCGCTGAACTCTGAGAAAACGGAGGAGCAAGTGGCTCGCCAGGAGgaggaacagcagcagcaaacttTATTGGTGGAACCTGTGCCCGAGGCCTTGGTTACCTCAGTTAATGTAGAGGAAAAATCCGACGAGGGCACTGAAAAGGAGGTGTCCAAGCCGCAGGAGAACCAGGCTGCGCCGAAGAAACCTTCTCGCAGCAAGGAGAACTCGGAGGTGCGAGAGCTGACGCCACCCGAGGGCGCCGATCTGATGACCGCATCGATGATGGCCAAGAAGATCACGACCGAGGAGGAGGCCAAGGCCGCATTGGCCGAGAGACGACGCCTGGCCCGCGAGGAGGCCGAACGACAGGCGGAATTAGAGCGCCAACGACTGGAGGCTGAGCGCCTGGCAGAGATTAAggcgcaggaggaggaggccgagCGGCAGCGTCTCTTCGAAGAGGAGTCCACGCGACTGGCCGAGGAGCAGCGCCGCGGCGAGGAGGAGCGCCTGCGCAAGGCAATCGAg GAAGCCCAGCagcgcgaggaggaggagaaacgCAAGCGCGAGGATGAGGAGAAGCAGCGCGTGGAGCGCGAGGAGGCCGAGAAGAAGGCCaaggaggaggcggagaagCAGCGCGTCGAGGTGGCCGAGCGGCTCAAGCGAGAGGAGAAGGAGCGCGAGGAGCGCCGCAAGCGGGTGGAGGCCATCATGTTGCGCACCCGCAAGGGCGGTGCTGCCACCACACCCTCCAAG GAGGCTAATGACAAAGCAGCTCCTGCTGCACCGGCTCCCGAGAACaatgacagcagcaacagcagcagcgtcactggcagcagcaacaactcgGCCGAGGGATCACCCAGCACTGCTGATTCCACGCCAGCGCCCGCGGCCACGGAAACTGTCCAGCAGGAGCCGCCCAACAGCCAGGCGATGTACGAGCAATCGGTGCTAGACAAGGAGAACTCGCTCATCAACAGCTTCTCCACGATGATCATCGATGAGAATGCCAAGAACCTGCAGCAGGTGAGCAACGGCAAGTTGCTGGTGGACTTCGAGGGCACCAATACTGTTCCGGCGGTGGCCAATGGCAATGGTCATATCGAGAATGTCAACAACAAGAA TGACATCAATCTGCTGCAGGACGTAGTTGCTCCGGTTGCCAGCCAGCTAATTGACCTGAGCATCGAGTCACAAGATCTACACCtgaacaacaataacagctTGCTGACGAGCACAGCGGCAACCACCACGCTAGTCACTGCTGATAGTCACGAGAATAAAG ATATATCGCTGCTGTGA